The genomic stretch CCAGCAACAACCTGCTCTCCCGCACCGGACCGCAACGCGCCCGCTCCCATgcctccatctctctctctctctctctctctctctctctctctctctctctctgtagCAGCTGAGCCCCACCTGTCATCCCTCacctccggccgccgcaccaCAACAAACTCGGATTCGCCTCTGAGTCTGCCACGCAACCGCTTCCGCATTCGCCGCGAGCACTCACGCCCAGGACCCCTCCTTCCCAGCCTATAAAAGGCGCCGCCACACCTCCAGCTCCCTcacccaaaaccctagccctCGCTCCCCtctgcgccaccgccaccagagCTCAGCCACCGCCATCGCCTTCCTTCTCCGCCGCTCCCCCGTCGGTGAGAACCTCACCCGAAGCACTGCGGGGGTGTAAGGTACCCGATGGAGGAACTCTCGAGCGCTCCCGTgccttcttcttcatctgcgAGCTCGCTCGAGATGTTTTCCCCGCCACCGAGCCTCCTCACTGCGCTGCTCATCGTTGTCACCGCGAAAACCACCTCGGAGACACCCTAGACGTGTTCGTCGTGTCTTCCTCTACCTCCTGGTCAAGTCACCATCCAAAACCGAGCCCGGACGCTCATTTTCGAGCAAGTCCGGCGAGCCCGCCGCCGTGCACCACCGCCTGCGCGCCGCCACTTAGGTCATCGTCGATCATAGCCGCCCGATCTAAATCCGACGGCTCGGATTAGATCTGACCAGAGTCAACCAGTCCACATACCGGTCAACTCCTGCGTCGCGCCGTCTGTTTTGCTAGAGAGCCCCCTtgctttcttctttttgcaccGCGATCTAGCGTAGTTCAAAGATCTTTAGATTTAGATCCTGTTTCTTTCGCTTTAGCCCCTGCGCTTCTGCATAATAGCGCCCGCCATCCTAGCCTGCCTCTTTTGCACGTTAAACCTTTGGTTTATATGTGTAATTATGTTTTCACCCTCGGTTTCTTCAAGTTTGGCTACTGGAAGCTTTAAATCTTCGCCAGCAAGCCCCTCCATCTTGTTTAGTGCATATCTTTAGCATCCTAGACCCGTTTTAAGTACTTCTTGCATCCTCGAGTTCATCTTAACGTGTAGTTTGGCTTTTTGAGCTTGTTTTCCTCTGTTTATATTGTTTGATGtactattttcttatttttcttccttttgtttGCTTTTATGGGCTAGTGGAATGCATTGTGCAATGGATTTATGAAGTCATACAAGAGTGAATCGAAGCATTCAGCTGTGTAGGAAAGCTTCCTCGGCGGATGCAACTGTCTCGTTCGGTAAACCTAGAAACTTACAGCACCGTATGATCATTTTGTAATGAAGAAAGATCGCATCATCATAACTGGCTGTCTTCTAATATTCTAACAATATAATTACAATTCCATATGATACAGCATGGAATTTTTCATGGTCATCTCTGATAGGCTGATTATAGACTCTTGATTCGGTCATCGTGGTTTGCTAACTGTAAGACTTGTTTCGTCTAGACACTGAAATAGTTGTGCTTCTCTTGACTTGGTCAGTGACTTTGTGCGTCAGAGTATGCTTGCTGGTAACAAAGTCAGCTGTGGCTACCTGTGCAGATGTGCTATTGCCTATGAGGGTCAGGAGTCTATTTCCTTGCTTTGCCTCTGAATCAGTCACCAGATTCCAGTCACTTTCCGAATAACACTCGAACAGGCCTTGAGACCTCTATATATACGTGCCTCTATTGCATCAAGTTTCATCACAACAAGTTGAACTCTTTTGCATAGGACACAATATATTCTCAGGTCAGCAACCTTTGCTAGCAATTAGCCATACTCCAATGGCATCCCAAATTGAGAGCCACCGCTCCAGTGCAGAGGTTGTCAGTGGAGATGCCATCTGCAGGAAGAAGTCTGTCGAGCTGCTGGAAGAGCTCGGGCTCCCAAAGGGCCTCCTGCCAATGGAGGACATCCAGGAGTTTGGGTACAACCGCACCACGGGGTTCATGTGGCTGGTtcaagggaagaagaaggtcgaGCACACGTTCAAGAAGATCAAACAGACCGTGTCCTACGCGGCTGAGGTGACGGCATATGCTGAGAAGGGCAAGCTGCGGAAGATCACCGGCGTCAAGACCAAGGAGCTGATGCTCTGGCTTAGTGTTGTTGAGGTCTATGTTCCCGAGGCCTCGCCGGACAAGGTCACCTTCAAGACCGGCACTGGCCTCTCGGATAGCTTCGACGCTGCTGCCTTTGCGCTAGGGGAGTAATCAAGGTGCCAGTTGGGGAATAATATATGTTTTCATATTATTAAAATTCCATCATATTATTAAAATAGCATATAAATATGAACTATTTATGGTTCAACAAATATTGAAAGGATATAACTATTATTGCCATCACTCGCCCATCGCCAACACACCATCGGAGTCAAAGTATATGCTTGACATGTGACAAATCTCGTATTGGAGGAACCTCATCACATCTGCACAAATGCTTGGAATATCTTTATCGTCGAGCTTGCTACTCTTTGCGGATTTTGCTTGGTGGTTGGATGCCAAGTACTATTTTCTTCGCAATCTTTGTATATTCCTTGGAGTTTTCGATCGCCAAGATAATTCTAAATTCTGGTAGTGAGTAGTCGTTGTGATGGTCGGGACGAGCAGCCAAGAGCGGGGGAGTACTCAGAAAACAGAACTTCCGGAGTTGCAACTGTAATTTGCAGGCATTATTCGAAAATAAGGTATGTTCC from Setaria italica strain Yugu1 chromosome II, Setaria_italica_v2.0, whole genome shotgun sequence encodes the following:
- the LOC101776955 gene encoding uncharacterized protein LOC101776955, with amino-acid sequence MASQIESHRSSAEVVSGDAICRKKSVELLEELGLPKGLLPMEDIQEFGYNRTTGFMWLVQGKKKVEHTFKKIKQTVSYAAEVTAYAEKGKLRKITGVKTKELMLWLSVVEVYVPEASPDKVTFKTGTGLSDSFDAAAFALGE